The DNA segment CTGCTAGCCTTGATGGACGTTGTGTAATCGTGACTCTGATCACGATCATTGATTCTTTTCCATCCATCGGAAGGTAGAGCGTGTCCTCTTCCATCACCGCGCCCGAGGGCATCATCAACCCGCCGATCGACGAGCTCCTCGAGGCAACCGACTCGAAGTACAGCCTCGTGATCTACGCGGCCAAGCGTGCTCGCCAGATCAACGCGTACTACTCGCAGCTCGGCGAGGGCCTCCTCGAGTACGTGGGCCCGCTCGTGGACACCCACGTCCACGAGAAGCCGCTCTCGATCGCCCTGCGCGAGATCAACGCCGGTCTGCTGACCTCCGAGGCCATCGAGGGCCCCGCGCAGTAGTACTCCGAGGGCTCGCCCAGCAGTTCAGGGCGTGCCCGG comes from the Streptomyces sp. SUK 48 genome and includes:
- the rpoZ gene encoding DNA-directed RNA polymerase subunit omega, yielding MSSSITAPEGIINPPIDELLEATDSKYSLVIYAAKRARQINAYYSQLGEGLLEYVGPLVDTHVHEKPLSIALREINAGLLTSEAIEGPAQ